One Methylomarinovum tepidoasis DNA window includes the following coding sequences:
- the argF gene encoding ornithine carbamoyltransferase: protein MKPRHFLTLRDLSPQELHHLIDRAIALKALKAPYEPLRNKLLGMIFEKASTRTRVSFEAGIVQLGGAAVFLSPRDSQLGRGEPLEDTARVMSRMVDLIVLRTHRHDTVERFAAHSSAPVINGLTDRFHPCQLLADIQTYVEHRGDIRGRKVAWIGDGNNMCQSYINAAVLFDFHLHIACPPGYEPEVQLVAEAGDHVTLGHDPKAAARDADLVVTDVWASMGQEEEQQQRIAAFRDFQVTAALMALAKPDALFMHCLPAHRGEEVAAEVLEGPQSVVWDEAENRLHAQKALMEFLAG, encoded by the coding sequence GTGAAACCACGCCACTTTCTCACCCTGCGCGACCTGAGCCCGCAGGAACTGCATCACCTCATCGACCGCGCCATCGCCCTCAAGGCCCTCAAGGCGCCCTACGAGCCCCTCCGCAACAAGCTTTTGGGGATGATCTTCGAAAAGGCCTCCACCCGCACCCGGGTGTCCTTCGAAGCCGGCATCGTCCAGCTGGGCGGGGCGGCGGTGTTCCTGTCGCCGCGCGACTCCCAGCTCGGCCGCGGCGAACCGCTGGAGGACACCGCCCGGGTGATGTCGCGGATGGTGGACCTGATCGTCCTGCGCACCCACCGTCACGACACCGTGGAACGTTTCGCCGCCCATTCATCGGCGCCGGTCATCAACGGCCTCACCGACCGCTTCCATCCCTGCCAGCTGCTCGCGGACATACAGACCTACGTCGAGCACCGCGGCGACATCCGCGGTCGCAAGGTGGCCTGGATCGGCGACGGCAACAACATGTGCCAGTCCTACATCAACGCCGCGGTGTTGTTCGATTTCCATCTCCACATCGCCTGCCCCCCCGGCTACGAGCCCGAGGTGCAACTGGTGGCCGAGGCCGGCGACCACGTCACCCTCGGCCACGATCCCAAGGCGGCCGCCCGCGATGCCGATCTGGTGGTCACCGACGTCTGGGCCAGCATGGGACAGGAGGAAGAACAGCAGCAACGCATCGCCGCCTTCCGGGATTTCCAGGTCACCGCCGCGCTGATGGCCCTGGCCAAGCCGGATGCCCTGTTCATGCACTGCCTGCCGGCCCATCGTGGCGAGGAGGTCGCCGCCGAGGTGCTGGAAGGCCCGCAAAGCGTGGTCTGGGACGAGGCGGAAAACCGCCTCCACGCGCAGAAGGCATTGATGGAATTCCTGGCGGGGTAA
- a CDS encoding acetylornithine transaminase yields the protein MTSAVMPTYARLPVAFVRGEGAWLWDTEGRRYLDALAGIAVCNLGHAHPRLAQALCDQAGNLWHTSNLYRIEPQERLAAELTRLAAMDNAFFCNSGAEANEAAIKLARAYGHRRGIETPKIVVMEGSFHGRTLATLSATGNPRIQQGFEPLAAGFVHCPFGQAEAVAALADDPDIVAVLVEPVQGEGGVRVPPPDYLARLRRLCDSHGWLLMLDEVQTGIGRCGHWFAHQDAGIVPDVMTLAKALGNGFPIGACLARGEAAEVLQAGMHGSTFGGNFLACRVALEVLRVLEAENLLSRAQTLGRQLAAGFRERLGALPGVRDIRYRGLMLGIELDRPCGTLVSQALEAGLLINVTATSVVRLLPPLILDDDQARQLLDTLSTLIIQTLDKP from the coding sequence ATGACCTCCGCCGTCATGCCCACCTACGCCCGCCTGCCGGTGGCCTTCGTCCGCGGCGAAGGCGCCTGGCTGTGGGACACGGAAGGCCGGCGTTATCTGGACGCCTTGGCCGGTATCGCCGTGTGCAATCTGGGGCACGCCCATCCGCGTCTGGCCCAAGCCCTGTGCGACCAGGCCGGCAATCTGTGGCACACCTCCAACCTCTACCGCATCGAGCCCCAGGAGCGGCTGGCGGCCGAACTGACGCGGCTAGCGGCGATGGACAACGCTTTCTTCTGCAACTCCGGCGCCGAGGCCAACGAGGCCGCCATCAAGCTGGCCCGCGCTTACGGCCACCGCCGCGGCATCGAAACGCCGAAGATCGTCGTGATGGAAGGCAGCTTCCACGGCCGCACCCTGGCGACCCTCAGCGCCACGGGCAATCCCAGGATCCAGCAGGGTTTCGAGCCCCTGGCGGCGGGTTTCGTCCACTGCCCCTTCGGGCAGGCGGAGGCGGTCGCGGCCCTGGCGGACGATCCCGACATCGTCGCCGTCCTGGTGGAACCGGTCCAGGGCGAGGGCGGGGTGCGGGTGCCGCCGCCGGATTACCTGGCCCGGCTGCGCCGGCTCTGCGACAGTCACGGCTGGCTGCTGATGCTCGACGAAGTGCAAACCGGCATCGGCCGCTGCGGCCACTGGTTCGCCCATCAGGATGCCGGAATCGTTCCCGACGTCATGACCCTGGCCAAGGCCCTGGGCAACGGCTTTCCCATCGGTGCCTGCCTCGCCCGGGGGGAAGCGGCCGAGGTGCTGCAGGCGGGGATGCACGGTTCCACCTTCGGCGGCAACTTCCTCGCCTGCCGGGTGGCGCTGGAAGTGCTCCGCGTCCTCGAAGCGGAAAATCTTCTCTCCCGGGCCCAGACCCTGGGCCGGCAGCTGGCCGCCGGCTTCCGGGAGCGTCTCGGCGCTCTCCCCGGGGTCCGGGACATCCGCTACCGGGGCCTCATGCTCGGTATCGAGCTCGACCGTCCCTGCGGCACGCTGGTATCGCAGGCGCTGGAGGCGGGACTTTTGATCAACGTCACCGCCACCTCCGTGGTCCGGCTGCTGCCGCCCCTGATCCTCGACGACGACCAGGCGAGGCAGCTGCTCGACACCCTTTCAACCCTCATCATTCAAACCCTGGACAAACCGTGA
- the thrC gene encoding threonine synthase: MTRYTGLIDRYRDRLPLQPGTVPVSLCEGDTPLIRLENIPKLIGREVALYVKFEGLNPTGSFKDRGMTVAVTRAVREEGSRAIICASTGNTSASAAAYAARCGIKCFVLIPEGKIALGKLAQALMHGAEVIQIQGNFDDGMRIVKEIADHAPVSIVNSINPYRIEGQKTAAFEIVDALGDAPDYHCLPVGNAGNITAYWKGYKEYHGDGAASKRPVMCGYQAEGAAPFIKGAPVENPETVATAIRIGNPQSWEGAVGAQRESGGWFEAFSDEDILKAQKLLADREGIFCEPASATSVAGAMHDLKTGRIPEGSTVVCTLTGNGLKDPDTAIRQCQVAPAAVPADLEAVKRAILDRL; encoded by the coding sequence GTGACCCGTTACACCGGCCTCATCGACCGTTACCGCGACCGCCTGCCCCTGCAGCCCGGCACCGTCCCCGTCTCCCTGTGCGAGGGGGACACGCCCCTGATCCGGCTGGAGAACATCCCCAAGCTGATCGGCCGCGAGGTGGCGCTGTACGTCAAGTTTGAGGGACTCAATCCCACCGGCTCCTTCAAGGACCGCGGCATGACCGTGGCGGTGACCCGGGCGGTGCGCGAGGAGGGCAGCCGGGCGATCATCTGCGCCTCCACCGGCAACACTTCCGCCTCGGCGGCGGCCTATGCGGCCCGCTGCGGTATCAAGTGCTTCGTGCTGATTCCGGAAGGCAAGATCGCCCTCGGCAAGCTGGCCCAGGCGCTGATGCACGGGGCCGAGGTGATCCAGATCCAGGGCAACTTCGACGACGGCATGCGCATCGTCAAGGAGATCGCCGACCACGCCCCGGTGTCCATCGTCAACTCCATCAATCCCTACCGCATCGAGGGCCAGAAGACCGCCGCCTTCGAGATCGTCGATGCCCTGGGGGACGCCCCTGACTATCATTGCCTGCCGGTGGGCAACGCCGGCAACATCACCGCCTACTGGAAGGGATACAAGGAATACCACGGCGACGGCGCAGCCTCGAAGCGGCCGGTGATGTGCGGCTACCAGGCCGAGGGGGCCGCGCCCTTCATCAAGGGCGCGCCGGTGGAGAACCCGGAAACCGTCGCCACCGCCATCCGTATCGGCAATCCTCAGTCGTGGGAGGGCGCCGTGGGCGCCCAGCGCGAATCCGGCGGCTGGTTCGAGGCTTTCTCCGACGAGGACATCCTCAAGGCCCAGAAGCTGCTGGCCGACCGTGAAGGCATCTTCTGCGAGCCGGCCTCGGCTACTTCCGTCGCCGGCGCCATGCACGATCTGAAGACCGGCAGGATCCCCGAGGGCAGCACCGTGGTCTGTACCCTCACCGGCAACGGCCTCAAGGACCCGGACACCGCCATCCGCCAGTGTCAGGTAGCCCCGGCCGCGGTTCCGGCGGATCTGGAAGCGGTGAAACGGGCGATTTTGGACCGGCTGTAA
- a CDS encoding TIGR04211 family SH3 domain-containing protein, which produces MKVLIFLLAWLPAIVLAAETAYVTDRVEVLVRTGKGTQYKILRRLPSGYPVTVLERDRNSGYSRIRLRDGTEGWILTRYLSDQPSARQQLAQVQAALERLRQENAALKKELAELKSQQGSLSSERAQLAQRSAQLEAELQRIRNAAAHALEIQDERNRLRERVADLERQLKQLQLENQALSRENSQRWFLIGAGVLGGGILLGLILPRLGWRRKRGWDSLSSL; this is translated from the coding sequence GTGAAAGTTCTGATATTTCTTCTGGCCTGGTTGCCGGCGATCGTTCTGGCGGCCGAGACTGCCTACGTCACCGACCGGGTCGAGGTGCTGGTGCGGACCGGCAAAGGCACCCAGTACAAGATCCTGCGCCGCCTCCCCAGCGGCTATCCGGTCACGGTGCTGGAGCGCGATCGCAACAGCGGCTATTCCCGCATCCGCCTCCGCGACGGCACCGAGGGCTGGATCTTGACCCGCTATTTGTCCGATCAACCCAGCGCCCGTCAGCAATTGGCCCAGGTCCAGGCGGCCCTGGAGCGCCTGCGCCAGGAAAACGCCGCACTGAAAAAGGAATTGGCCGAACTGAAGTCGCAGCAGGGCAGTCTGAGCAGCGAACGCGCCCAGCTGGCCCAGCGCAGCGCCCAGCTGGAAGCGGAATTGCAGCGCATCCGCAACGCCGCCGCCCACGCCCTGGAAATCCAGGACGAACGCAACCGTCTGCGCGAACGGGTCGCCGATCTGGAGCGGCAGCTGAAGCAACTGCAGCTGGAAAACCAGGCTTTGAGCCGGGAGAACTCGCAGCGCTGGTTCCTCATCGGCGCCGGGGTTCTCGGTGGCGGCATTCTGCTGGGGCTGATCCTGCCGCGGTTGGGCTGGCGCCGCAAGCGCGGCTGGGATTCCCTATCCTCTCTCTAA
- the alaC gene encoding alanine transaminase has translation MEEFQRIKRLPPYVFNIVNQLKARQRAAGEDIIDFGMGNPDQPPPRHIIDKLVEAAQRDNTHRYSLSKGIPRLRKAICDWYARKYDVQLDPETQAIVTIGSKEGLAHLALATLGPGDVVLVPNPAYPIHPYGCVIAGADIRHVPLTSGRDFFEELEQAIADLWPKPKMLILNFPANPTTQCVDLAFFERVVAIAREHRIWLVHDIAYAEIVFDGYQAPSILQVPGAMDLAVEFYSLSKTYNMPGWRVGFMCGNRELVAALGRLKSYLDYGMFTPIQIAAITALEGTQDCVDEIRAMYKRRRDVLCEGLNQLGWEVEKPKATMFVWVPIPESYRAMGSLEFSKKLLLEAKVAVSPGVGFGQYGEGFVRFGLIENEHRTRQAIRGIRHMMRRDGTL, from the coding sequence ATGGAAGAATTCCAACGCATCAAGCGCCTGCCTCCCTACGTCTTCAACATCGTCAATCAGCTCAAGGCCAGGCAGCGGGCCGCCGGCGAGGACATCATCGACTTCGGCATGGGCAACCCGGACCAGCCGCCCCCGCGCCATATCATCGACAAGCTGGTGGAAGCGGCCCAGCGCGACAACACCCACCGCTATTCCCTGTCGAAGGGGATTCCGCGCTTGCGCAAGGCCATCTGCGACTGGTACGCGCGCAAGTACGACGTCCAGCTCGACCCGGAAACCCAGGCCATCGTCACCATCGGCTCCAAGGAGGGGCTGGCCCATCTGGCCTTGGCGACCCTGGGGCCGGGGGACGTGGTGCTGGTGCCCAACCCCGCCTATCCGATCCACCCTTACGGCTGCGTCATCGCCGGGGCCGACATCCGTCACGTGCCGCTGACCTCGGGGCGGGATTTCTTCGAGGAGCTGGAGCAGGCCATCGCCGATCTGTGGCCCAAGCCCAAGATGCTGATCCTCAACTTCCCCGCCAACCCTACCACCCAGTGCGTGGATCTGGCGTTCTTCGAACGCGTGGTAGCCATCGCACGCGAACACCGCATCTGGCTGGTGCACGACATCGCCTATGCCGAGATCGTCTTCGACGGTTACCAGGCGCCGTCCATCCTCCAGGTGCCGGGGGCGATGGATCTGGCGGTGGAGTTCTACTCCCTGTCCAAGACCTACAACATGCCCGGCTGGCGGGTCGGTTTCATGTGCGGCAACCGCGAGCTGGTGGCGGCCCTGGGGCGGCTCAAGTCCTATCTTGACTACGGCATGTTCACGCCGATCCAGATCGCCGCCATCACCGCCTTGGAGGGCACCCAGGACTGCGTGGACGAGATCCGCGCCATGTACAAGCGCCGCCGCGACGTGCTGTGCGAAGGCTTGAACCAGCTCGGCTGGGAGGTGGAGAAACCCAAGGCCACCATGTTCGTGTGGGTGCCGATTCCTGAAAGCTACCGGGCCATGGGATCGCTGGAATTTTCCAAGAAGCTGCTGCTGGAGGCCAAGGTGGCGGTCTCCCCCGGCGTCGGCTTCGGCCAGTATGGAGAGGGTTTCGTGCGCTTCGGCCTGATCGAGAACGAACACCGCACCCGCCAGGCGATCCGCGGCATTCGCCATATGATGCGGCGGGACGGGACGTTATAA
- a CDS encoding DNA-binding domain-containing protein, whose amino-acid sequence MKLRERQRQLQQEIVTGRRLDWPGLAIYQNAYRLRLTEALAVDYPLLRRWLGEAAFTRLARDYLAAYPSRHFSIRRIGRRLPEFLARQGEAALADFAAFEWALGLAFDCADARALRPADLAAVPPQDWPGLRFRFHPSVQLLWQRHAILPLWRALQAGDPPPACPPLETPVPVLIWRRELRQFFRSLTPEEAGALERLRQGEDFAACCEWLARRPAVDDAAHRIASWLQCWLREGLIVGFRV is encoded by the coding sequence ATGAAGCTGCGTGAGCGCCAGCGGCAGCTGCAGCAGGAGATCGTCACAGGCCGGAGGTTGGACTGGCCGGGGCTGGCGATCTACCAGAACGCCTACCGCCTGCGCCTGACCGAGGCCCTGGCGGTGGATTATCCGCTGCTGCGGCGCTGGCTGGGGGAGGCGGCTTTCACTCGCCTGGCTCGGGATTATCTTGCCGCCTACCCGTCGCGTCATTTTTCCATCCGCCGGATCGGCCGCCGGCTGCCCGAATTCCTCGCTCGGCAGGGGGAAGCGGCGCTGGCGGATTTCGCCGCCTTCGAATGGGCCCTGGGGCTGGCCTTCGACTGCGCCGACGCCCGGGCCTTGAGGCCCGCCGATCTGGCTGCGGTGCCTCCGCAGGACTGGCCGGGGCTGCGCTTTCGTTTCCATCCCAGCGTGCAGCTCCTCTGGCAGCGTCACGCCATTCTGCCCCTCTGGCGCGCCCTGCAGGCAGGCGATCCTCCGCCCGCCTGCCCGCCCTTGGAGACGCCGGTGCCGGTGTTGATCTGGCGGCGGGAACTGCGACAGTTCTTCCGCTCTCTGACGCCGGAGGAGGCCGGCGCTTTGGAGCGTCTGCGGCAGGGGGAGGATTTCGCCGCCTGCTGCGAATGGCTGGCGCGACGACCTGCCGTGGATGATGCCGCCCACCGGATCGCTTCCTGGCTGCAATGTTGGCTGCGGGAAGGTTTGATCGTCGGATTTCGTGTTTGA
- the ilvD gene encoding dihydroxy-acid dehydratase: MTDKKRPHSSKIVDGYERAPSRAMLHPLGFKDEDFQKPQIGVASTWNMVTPCNMHINQLAQYAIRGIEENGGKGILFHTITISDGISMGTEGMKYSLVSREVIADSIETVMGCQGYDGLVAIGGCDKNMPGCLIAMARLNRPAVFVYGGTILPGSCGGRKMDIVSVFEAVGARANDQIDDAALHEIESKAIPGPGSCGGMYTANTMASAIEALGMSLPGSSAQAAVSPEKQQDCERAGEAVLRLLELDLKPRDIMTREAFENAITVVIALGGSTNAVLHLLAMADACDVPLSLDDFTRIGKQVPVLADLKPSGRYHMADLIEIGGIQPLMKTLLDAGLLHGDCLTVTGRTLAENLADVAPYPEGQDIIRPLDNPIKKDSHLVILKGNLAPEGAVAKISGKEGLRFTGSARVFECEEEALQRILDGTVQKGDVIVIRYEGPKGGPGMREMLSPTSAVMGKGLGKDVALITDGRFSGGTHGFVVGHITPEAYVGGPLAIVEDGDTLTIDAETRELRLHLSDEEIQARLARWRKPAPRYTRGILAKYAALVSSASEGAVTDKDLADKL, from the coding sequence ATGACCGACAAGAAACGCCCCCACTCCTCCAAGATCGTCGATGGTTACGAGCGCGCCCCCAGCCGGGCGATGCTCCACCCCTTGGGCTTCAAGGACGAGGACTTCCAGAAACCCCAGATCGGCGTCGCCTCCACCTGGAACATGGTGACCCCGTGCAACATGCACATCAATCAGCTGGCCCAGTACGCCATCCGCGGCATCGAGGAGAACGGCGGCAAGGGCATCCTGTTCCACACCATCACCATTTCCGACGGCATCTCCATGGGCACCGAGGGGATGAAGTACTCCCTGGTATCCCGCGAAGTGATCGCCGATTCCATCGAAACCGTGATGGGCTGCCAGGGCTACGACGGCCTGGTGGCCATCGGCGGCTGCGACAAGAACATGCCCGGCTGCCTGATCGCCATGGCGCGTCTCAACCGCCCGGCGGTGTTCGTCTACGGCGGCACCATCCTGCCCGGCAGCTGCGGCGGCAGGAAAATGGACATCGTCTCGGTGTTCGAAGCTGTCGGCGCCCGCGCCAACGACCAGATCGACGATGCCGCCCTGCACGAGATCGAATCCAAGGCCATCCCCGGCCCCGGCTCCTGCGGCGGCATGTACACCGCCAACACCATGGCCTCGGCCATCGAGGCGCTGGGGATGAGTCTGCCCGGCTCCTCGGCCCAGGCCGCCGTTTCCCCGGAGAAGCAGCAGGACTGCGAACGCGCCGGCGAGGCGGTGCTCAGGCTGCTGGAGCTGGATCTCAAGCCCCGCGACATCATGACCCGCGAGGCTTTCGAGAACGCCATCACCGTGGTCATCGCCCTGGGCGGCTCCACCAACGCGGTCCTCCACCTGCTGGCGATGGCGGACGCCTGCGACGTGCCGCTGAGCCTGGACGACTTCACCCGCATCGGCAAGCAGGTGCCGGTGCTGGCAGACCTCAAACCCAGCGGCCGCTACCACATGGCCGACCTGATCGAGATCGGCGGCATCCAACCGCTGATGAAAACGCTGCTCGACGCCGGCCTGCTGCACGGCGACTGCCTCACCGTCACCGGCAGGACCCTGGCGGAGAATCTGGCCGACGTCGCCCCCTATCCGGAAGGCCAGGACATCATCCGTCCCCTCGACAACCCGATCAAGAAGGACAGCCACCTGGTCATCCTCAAGGGCAACCTGGCTCCCGAAGGGGCGGTGGCCAAGATCAGCGGCAAGGAAGGTCTGCGTTTTACCGGCAGCGCCCGGGTGTTCGAGTGCGAGGAGGAAGCCCTGCAGCGCATTCTCGACGGCACGGTGCAGAAGGGCGACGTCATCGTCATCCGCTACGAAGGCCCCAAGGGCGGCCCCGGCATGCGCGAGATGCTGTCACCCACCTCGGCGGTGATGGGCAAGGGGCTGGGCAAGGACGTGGCCCTCATCACCGACGGCCGCTTCTCCGGCGGCACCCACGGCTTCGTGGTCGGCCACATCACCCCGGAGGCCTATGTCGGTGGCCCCCTGGCCATCGTCGAGGACGGCGACACCCTCACCATCGACGCCGAAACCCGGGAGCTGCGCCTGCACCTGAGCGACGAGGAAATCCAGGCCCGCCTGGCCCGCTGGCGCAAACCCGCCCCCCGTTACACCCGTGGTATCCTTGCCAAGTACGCGGCGCTGGTCAGCTCCGCCTCGGAAGGCGCGGTCACCGACAAGGATCTCGCCGACAAGCTCTAA
- a CDS encoding DUF692 domain-containing protein, with the protein MTPRPFPGFGLGLRKEHYEAVLTQKPALGWFEILTENYLVDGGKPLHYLDRIRADYPLAMHGVSLSIGSTDPLNRDYLARLKTLVDRVEPLWVSDHLCWTGVDGLNLHDLLPLPYTEEALGHVVARIGQVQDFLGRRILLENVSSYLSYPESEMAEWEFLSQVAERADCLILLDINNIYVSARNHGFDPDAYLAAIPPGRVWQFHLAGHTDLGEVVIDTHDHPVRREVWDLFARAAARFGPVATMIERDDRIPPLETLLQELDQARRIAEPLWTHEAA; encoded by the coding sequence ATGACGCCCCGTCCCTTTCCCGGCTTCGGCCTCGGCCTGCGCAAGGAGCACTACGAAGCCGTGTTGACGCAAAAGCCGGCGCTCGGCTGGTTCGAGATTCTCACCGAGAACTATCTGGTCGATGGCGGCAAGCCGCTGCACTATCTCGACCGCATCCGCGCCGACTACCCGCTGGCCATGCACGGGGTCTCCCTCTCCATCGGCAGCACCGATCCCCTGAACCGGGATTACCTCGCCCGCCTCAAGACCCTGGTCGATCGGGTCGAGCCGCTGTGGGTGTCCGACCACCTGTGCTGGACCGGGGTGGACGGCCTCAACCTCCACGACCTGCTGCCGCTGCCCTACACCGAAGAGGCGCTCGGCCACGTGGTCGCCCGGATCGGGCAGGTGCAGGACTTCCTGGGGCGGCGGATTCTGCTGGAGAACGTCTCCAGCTATCTCAGCTATCCCGAATCGGAGATGGCCGAGTGGGAATTTCTGTCTCAGGTGGCCGAACGGGCCGACTGCCTGATCCTGCTCGACATCAACAACATCTACGTCAGCGCCCGCAATCACGGCTTCGATCCCGACGCCTATCTGGCAGCGATCCCGCCCGGGCGGGTGTGGCAGTTCCACCTGGCCGGTCACACCGACCTGGGGGAGGTGGTCATCGATACCCACGATCACCCCGTCCGGCGGGAGGTGTGGGACCTGTTCGCCCGGGCCGCGGCCCGCTTCGGGCCGGTGGCCACCATGATCGAGCGCGACGACCGCATTCCGCCGCTGGAAACCTTGCTTCAGGAGCTGGACCAGGCCCGTCGCATCGCCGAGCCCCTGTGGACCCATGAAGCTGCGTGA
- a CDS encoding homoserine dehydrogenase, whose product MEPVKVGLLGLGTVGGGTVNVLARNGEEIARRAGRALVIAKAFTRSPDKPRICDLSGIEQVTDPWQVVNDPQIAIVAELIGGTDIARELVLGAIERGKHVVTANKALIALHGNEIFARASEKGVMVAFEAAVAGGIPIIKVLREGLAGNRIEWLAGIINGTGNFILTAMRDQGRDFDDVLAEAQRLGYAEADPTFDVEGIDAAHKLTILAAIAFGIPLQFDKVYTEGITRITQEDVRYAEELGYRIKHLGIARRRENGVELRVHPCLVPARRLLANVDGVMNAVVVKGDAVGPTLYYGPGAGAEPTASAVVADLVDVVRTMTADPENRVPHLAFQPDALSDLPPLPMAAVETAYYLRLRVADRPGVLADVARILADENISIEAVIQKEPQPGQTDVPLIFLTHRVREQAFDAALARITALDSVKAPPYRIRLETLE is encoded by the coding sequence TTGGAACCGGTCAAAGTCGGCCTTCTGGGGCTGGGAACCGTCGGCGGGGGCACGGTCAACGTGCTGGCCCGCAACGGCGAGGAGATCGCCCGCCGCGCCGGCCGGGCGCTGGTGATCGCAAAAGCCTTCACCCGCAGTCCGGACAAGCCGCGCATCTGCGACCTATCCGGGATCGAGCAGGTTACCGATCCCTGGCAGGTGGTGAACGATCCGCAGATCGCCATCGTCGCCGAACTGATCGGCGGCACCGACATCGCCCGCGAGTTGGTGTTGGGTGCCATCGAGCGGGGCAAGCACGTGGTCACCGCCAACAAGGCGTTGATCGCCCTCCATGGCAACGAGATCTTCGCCAGGGCCTCGGAAAAGGGGGTGATGGTGGCCTTCGAGGCGGCGGTGGCCGGCGGCATCCCCATCATCAAGGTGCTGCGCGAGGGGCTGGCGGGCAACCGCATCGAATGGCTCGCCGGCATCATCAACGGCACCGGCAACTTCATCCTCACCGCCATGCGCGACCAGGGGCGCGACTTCGACGACGTCCTTGCCGAAGCCCAGCGTCTCGGTTACGCCGAGGCCGATCCCACCTTCGACGTGGAGGGCATCGACGCCGCCCACAAGCTCACCATCCTCGCCGCCATCGCCTTCGGTATCCCGCTCCAGTTCGACAAGGTCTATACCGAGGGCATCACCCGTATCACCCAGGAGGACGTCCGCTACGCCGAGGAACTGGGCTACCGCATCAAGCACCTGGGGATCGCCCGCCGCCGTGAGAACGGCGTGGAACTTCGGGTCCATCCCTGCCTGGTGCCGGCCCGGCGCCTCCTGGCCAACGTGGACGGGGTGATGAACGCGGTGGTGGTGAAAGGGGACGCCGTCGGCCCGACGCTCTACTACGGTCCCGGCGCCGGGGCCGAGCCGACCGCCTCGGCCGTGGTGGCCGATCTGGTGGACGTGGTCCGCACCATGACCGCCGATCCGGAAAACCGCGTCCCCCATCTGGCCTTCCAGCCTGACGCCCTCTCGGACCTGCCGCCCCTGCCCATGGCGGCGGTGGAGACCGCCTATTACCTGCGCCTGCGAGTGGCCGACCGTCCTGGGGTGCTGGCTGACGTGGCCCGTATCCTCGCCGACGAAAACATCAGCATCGAAGCGGTGATTCAGAAGGAGCCCCAGCCGGGCCAGACCGACGTGCCGCTGATCTTCCTCACCCACCGGGTGCGGGAGCAGGCTTTCGACGCCGCCCTGGCGCGCATCACCGCTCTCGACAGCGTCAAGGCCCCGCCATACCGTATCCGCCTGGAAACTTTGGAGTGA